TGATGGTGAATTTACAGAGATTGGGGAAGAATAGCAATCAAATTGACGCACGCGACCTGAAGGTCCCGGCTACCCGTCACTTTCCGGCGTGGTGGAGGGCAAGCTTGATGAGCTCTTCAACGGTGAACTCCTGATGGTTCGCTTCCCGTATGACGGTCTGGATCGCCTTCTCGGCGTTCGGGCGCGAATATCCGAGGGACATCAGCGCGACGAGGGCTTCGGAGCGGATTCTGAGCTGCCCGCTCGTGGGGACGGCGCCCGCTTCGGCGGCGTCGGCTCTGCCGAGCTTGCTCCGCAACTCGAGGATGATCCGTTCGGCGGTCTTGGTGCCGACCCCGGAGATGGAGGTGAGGGCCGCCAGGTTGCCCGATGCGATGGCGTTCCTGAGTTGGGCGGGACTGAGGCCCGACAATATTCCCTGCGCCATCTTGGGGCCGATGCCCGAGACCGAGATCAAGAGCCTGAAGAGCTCGCGTTCGGCGTCGGTTGCGAATCCGAAGAGTTGCAGGATGTCCTCGCGGACGTGCAGGTGGGTCAGGATTGTCACGGAGCCCTCGGATTGCGCGACGCTCTCAAACGTGGAGAGCGAGACGTTCAGCAGGTAACCGACGCCGTTCACGTCGATGACCAGTTCTGTGGGAGATTTGCGGACCAGCCTCCCTGTGAGCTGCGCGATCATCGTGCCTGCGAGCGGGGGGCGGGGAGAACCTTATCGGGATGGGCGGCGAGGTAACTTTTCCAGCTTCCGGACGTTGTGCGGGGAGCAGCGTGGCGGCGGTGCAGATGGCACATGGCGACCGCCAGGGCGTCGGTGATGTCGTGTTGAAGGGGGGACTTCTTCAGGTTGAGAAGCACCGTCACCATGTACTGGACCTGCTCTTTGGAAGCGGTGCCATTCCCGACGATCGCTCGTTTCACCTCGCGCGGAGAGTACTCCTGCGTCGGGATCTCTCTTGAAACAGCTGCGAGCATCGCGACGCCCCGCGCGTGGCCCAGTTTGAGAGCCGACTGCGCGTTCTTCCCGTAGAAGGCGGTCTCGATCGCGAATTCGTCCGGATGGTGGGTCTCGATCACTTCGCTCAGGATGTCGAAGATCCGCTTGAGGCGCAGCGGCATGGAAGCGCGTCCGTCGTTTTTGATGCAGCCGGATGCGAGAACGTTCATGCTGCCGTTCCGGTCCTCGATGAGGCCGTATCCGGTCGCCAGCGTGCCGGGATCGACGCCGAGGACGATCATCGCCCCTCCTCAGGCGTTGAAGGAGGCGAGGACCTTCTCGTCGATATCAAAATTCGCATAGACATGTTGAACGTCGTCGTGATCCTCCAGGGCATCCATGAGCTTCAGCATCTGCTCGGCGTCTTTTCCGGCGACCTTCACCGTATTTTCGGGGAGAAGCTGGATCTCGGCGACCTCCATCTTGATCTGTTTCGCTTCCAGCGTCTGCCTCACCGTCTCCAGCATTTCCGGAGCCGAGGTGATCTCGAACACTTCGTCGTCGGCCTTCATGTCCTCGGCGCC
This is a stretch of genomic DNA from Bacteroidota bacterium. It encodes these proteins:
- the ruvA gene encoding Holliday junction branch migration protein RuvA; its protein translation is MIAQLTGRLVRKSPTELVIDVNGVGYLLNVSLSTFESVAQSEGSVTILTHLHVREDILQLFGFATDAERELFRLLISVSGIGPKMAQGILSGLSPAQLRNAIASGNLAALTSISGVGTKTAERIILELRSKLGRADAAEAGAVPTSGQLRIRSEALVALMSLGYSRPNAEKAIQTVIREANHQEFTVEELIKLALHHAGK
- the ruvC gene encoding crossover junction endodeoxyribonuclease RuvC, producing MIVLGVDPGTLATGYGLIEDRNGSMNVLASGCIKNDGRASMPLRLKRIFDILSEVIETHHPDEFAIETAFYGKNAQSALKLGHARGVAMLAAVSREIPTQEYSPREVKRAIVGNGTASKEQVQYMVTVLLNLKKSPLQHDITDALAVAMCHLHRRHAAPRTTSGSWKSYLAAHPDKVLPAPRSQAR